ACATACCTCTGGTGTACCAGTTGTCACGCCAGTGGCACCGCTGGGTAGCTAAGTATGGACGGGATAACCGCTGAAAGCATCTAAGCGGGAAGCCTCCCTCAAAACCAGGTATCCCTATCAGGACCGTGGAAGACCACCACGTTGATAGGCCGGGTGTGGAAGCGCAGTAATGCGTGAAGCTAACCGGTACTAATCGTCCGATCGGCTTGATTGACCACGCGCAGCGGTCAGCCCAGACCTTGGGCCCCATGCGCACCTTCAGCAAACCTTCGAAGAAACCAACCGCCAGAACGAACCAATACACAACACATTACCCGTACCCCAAAGGGGCCGTTTCGATGGCCTGGTGGTCATTGCGGGCTCGAAACACCCGATCCCATCCCGAACTCGGCCGTGAAAGAGCCCTGCGCCAATGGTACTGCGTCTTAAGGCGTGGGAGAGTAGGTCGCCGCCAGGCCTTCCAAACGACCCCCAAAAGGGCACAACAAAACACCACAGCAGGTTCAGAAAATCCCTCTCACAATGTCAGCTCAAACGGCCCGTCTCCCTTTATCGCGGGGTGGAGCAGCCCGGTAGCTCGTCAGGCTCATAACCTGAAGGCCGCAGGTTCAAATCCTGCCCCCGCAACCAGATATCAAGCCGTTGATTCCAGACCGGAATCAGCGGCTTTTTGCTTTGGGGATTCCGCAGCTTCCAGGCCAGCGTGGAAGCGTCGTGGAAGCGCCAGAGGGAAAGCCCCGGCGCAAAATCGGCGGGCATCCCCGCGTATGCGGGGAACAGGTTAGCCAAGTGTGAAAAGCCGAGGCCTCGCCCGGTTCATCCCCGCGTATGCGGGGAACAGAGGGGCGACGGCGCTTCGAGCCGCCATTGAGACATGACTGGTATTGGTTGTGATGTGTCTCAATCGCTTCGGACAGTCAGACTTTGTCAGGGCGCTGCGCCCTCAGCATTTCGGCCGCCCGCGCCAGGATGCGCGAGGCGGCTTCACTGCCAACCTCCGCCACCGCGGCGGCCAGCACCACCAGAGCGACGCGTAAACCTCCACCCTTGGCGTCTCCGCGAACGACCTTCGAAACGCTTTGTTCAGATACGCCGATCTGCGCGGCAATCGATTTTTGCGCGCCAAGCTGGCGCAACAGACCTTTGATCATGTGGGACCCTCCATCTCACCAGAATAAATCATTGGGCTCTAATCACCCAGAAAAATCCACCTAGTGCTTATTTTCTGTTTGTCGCGAGTCGTTAATAAGCGCAAGGTCGATTTAATAGAGCGCTTGCCAATTAGGTGAACGATAGCCGAAGTAGTAAAGAAGGCAGAAGATCATGGCATCATCCAGCCACCCCTCCCCCAGATGCGGGGGAACCGTTACCATGGTCTGCTCCCCGCGCATGCGGGGAGCAGACCAGGATATCGGGGCCGTGGCCGAGGAGGCCCGGTTCATCCCCGCGCATGCGGGGAACAGGAATCCCAAGGTTTCGCCTGAATCGACCCGCGCGGTTCATCCCCGCGCATGCGGGGAACAGGCTGCCGGGGCGGACGAGGGCCGGGTGGATTACGGTTCATCCCCGCGCATGCGGGGAACAGAGATCGGTCCAGGCCCGACTGCCCAGATTGACCGGTTCATCCCCGCGCATGCGGGGAACAGCGATCACCCTGGAATATTTGCGCATGGGGGCGCGGTTCATCCCCGCGCATGCGGGGAACAGACTCACGATAGCAGTACCCGGTCGAGCCATCGCGGTTCATCCCCGCGCATGCGGGGAACAGCCGACAATATTGGGAGCAAGCCGGTCATCGAGCGGTTCATCCCCGCGCATGCGGGGAACAGACCCCAGGCCGTTTGATTTTGCTCGCTGATCTGCGGTTCATCCCCGCGCATGCGGGGAACAGTCCCGCCATCGCCCCCATGACCAAGTCAAGGGCGGTTCATCCCCGCGCATGCGGGGAACAGAGCCCCACGGCCTCGGCCTCAAGGGTCGCCATCGGTTCATCCCCGCGCATGCGGGGAACAGAGCGAAAATCACCTATTGCGATCGTGATGAAGCGGTTCATCCCCGCGCATGCGGGGAACAGTTCTGGTGATGGGGACCGCCGATCATTTCGGGCGGTTCATCCCCGCGCATGCGGGGAACAGTCGTTAAGACGTTGCAATCGCGCGAACAGGCGCGGTTCATCCCCGCGCATGCGGGGAACAGGGCGCCGGTGAAGTCGGCCTTCCAGCCTAAGGCGGTTCATCCCCGCGCATGCGGGGAACAGCGCAACAGGGTGTAACGCACCTCGCCTGACGCCGGTTCATCCCCGCGCATGCGGGGAACAGCGGGCCCAGGATGACGGCGGAGCGCTGGAGGCCGGTTCATCCCCGCGCATGCGGGGAACAGGGGGCAGATGGGCGACTTCAGGGCGCTGCTGGCGGTTCATCCCCGCGCATGCGGGGAACAGAGGTCGGGCTGTCCGTTGAGGCGCTGCAGGAATGGTTCATCCCCGCGCATGCGGGGAACAGCTCACGGTCAAGCACCAGACCCATCTCATGGGCGGTTCATCCCCGCGCATGCGGGGAACAGTCATCAACGGAAGTCGTTGATTATCATATCTTTTCACGATGTCAAAAAACTTACCGATGTTCCGTTTTTGTTCTAGGTGCGATTTCGCGGCTCGGCGGGCTGCTTTTTGTCTTTGGCGATCGTCGTGCCGGGGCGGCGGTCGCGGTTAGTCGGGCGGCTGTTTGACGGGGTGGAAGCGGACCAGGGTCAGGCCGTCGATTTCGACCGGTTCGCGGCGGTTTTCGCCGACGGCCTCGAAGGCGAAGCCCGAATCCGTTGGGGCGCTCCAGGTTATCACGGCGCTTCCCTTGTCGATCATCTGGGTCACCTCGTCCCAGATGCGTTCGCGGACACGGCGGGAATAGACCCCGACGTAGACCCCCGCCCTGATCTCGGCCAGCCAGAGGGCGAGGCGTCCACGCAGCCGGGGCGGGGCGTTTTCAACCACGATGACCATCATCACCCGAAGGCTCCTCTGGCGGGATAACCGGATCGACGGCCTCGGGGGCGTCAAGGGGCGGTTCCAGGCCCCCGGCGCGCAGGATCTCCTCGATGTCGGGAATGATCTTTTCCAACAGACCGGATTTGCGGAACTGGTCGCGGCAGGCGATACGGACCTGACGCTCGGGCGGGCTGTCGTCGCCCTTGCCGGCGGCGATCTTCGCGGCGATCGAAAAGGCGGTGGGAACGACGGTTTCGACCTTATAGAGGTCGGCGACGTCGTAAACGAAGCTTTGCGGCTTGCCGCGATGGAGAAAACCGATGGCCGGGGCATAGCCCGCCGCCAGAATGGCCGCTTCGCACAACCCGTAAAGACAGGCGGTGGCCGCCGACAGACAGCGGTTGGGGATATCGGCGCCATCCCAATCGTTGTGATCGTAGCGCCGGGCGTTCCAGTCCACAGCGTATTTTTTGGCGAGCAGGCGATAGATCTCGCGCACCCGCACGCCCTCCATGCCGCGCAATTGGTCCACCGACCGGCGGGCGGGCGGGTCGTCGTCAAAGCGGCGCCGATACATTTCGCGAACGACATTCAGACGGGCGGTTTCATCAAGGGCGTTGCGCGCCTGGAACAATAATCTGTCAGCCCTGGCGCCGCCGGGCTGCCCGGCGGCGTAAAGACGGGTCCCGCGTTCGCCGACCCAGATCACCAGACATCCCACCCGCGCGCAGAGAACGATGGCGGCATGGGTGATGCGCGTTCCCGGCTCCAGCATCAGGCAGGCCAGCCCGCCCACGGGGATCTGCACGCGCACCCCCTCTTGATCGATCAGAACGAAGGCGCCGTCCACTACGTCGAGTTGGCCGCGCTGAAGAAAAACGATCGACGAGCGGTCCTTGATGGCGATGGGCCGCAAGGGGACGAAGGCGGGATCGGCCATGGGGCTTATTCCGCCAGCCGCCGCAGCAGCATCAAGCCGCAGCCATAGGCTTTGGCCTTGCCGATCCCCCGTACCAGGGCTTGCCCCAAAAGGCCGGGATCGCGAACGGTGAACACGCCCTCGTAATCGATCACCGAAAAAGTGATGGCCTTGCCGCCACGGGGAACGCGAACTTGGCGATAGCCGCCGGCCGAACACAAGGCGCGCTCGAAGAGCACCCCAAAGCCCTGCTGGCGATCGAGCAGCCAATCCAGCGCGACGCGTTCCCGATCCTCGACCGTCAGCGGGGTGGCGGAGCGGGTTTTGGCGTGCATGATCGCGTCAACCCGCTTGCCACGCGTCTCTCCGGCTTGTTTGACGGCGGTCGCCGGATTGGCGCGCAGGGTGAACCCAAAGCGCTGGCCTTCACGAAAGGCCGGAGCATAGGGCTTGGTTTCCAGCCGCCACAGCCCTTGCCCATCGCCGGGCGGACGGGCCGAAACGATCAGATAGCGCCCCGGCTCGGCTTCGCGGAAGACAAAATCGCGCGAAGCCTTGGGATCATCGGCGAACAAGGTCCACACCAGCCGGTGTCCGCCATCGGTGCCGCCCTGATCGCGGAGCAAGGCGGTCAGGGCTTTGCGGGCGCCGGTGTCGCGGGATAACTCGGCGCGGGTGATATGGCTCATGGTGCGCTCTCTCCGTGAATGAGCCGGCGCCAGTCCAGCCGGCCTTCCCAACGATCGGTGAACTGCCACAGGGCGCGGTTGGTTATGCCGTCGCGACGTTGGCGTCGCTCCAGGGCGGCGGTGTCCTCGTCATCCAGGCCGGCGGCGATCTCGAACCACACGGGGGTTGGCCGGTCGGTGTCCCCCGGCCACCCGCCCGGGTATGCCTTGTGGAACTGGCGCGCGGCGTCCCATTCGGCGCTATCGTAAGCGTCGAACGCCGCCAACAGCCCGTCGGCCTGAAGAAGGCGGGGGCGTGGTGGCCACCCCAAAGGGCAGGCCTTGCGGCCCAGATAGGGGGTGAAGCGGGGGCGGAGCAGTGCTTGGGTCAGTTGGTCAAGCGTTGGCCCCTCCGTTCCCTGGCGCCGCCAGATCGCCGGGGTGGCGATGGCGTTGGTCCGGTAAAGGCGGTCGGAAAGAACGGTGTTCAGATCGTCATCGTTCAGTTCGTCGCGCCGGGTTGACCATCGCGCGTTCTTGCGGGCCTTGGGCGCCTGGGCCGTGTGGTAATCGCGCAAAAGGCGGCCGGGGCGATCCTGGCGAACGGCGAAGCCTAGCCCGCGATCAAGGGCCTCGTGGGCTGTCCTATCGGCGCGATCAATGCCCAGCCCGGCGGCGAGTAAACCCAGGATCGCCGATTTCGCGGGGACGTCCCAGGTGCCGCGGCGCTCGCCCACCGCGATATCGCCCCAGGCGGCCATCGGGCCGACCAAGCGAAACACCAGGAAGTCACGGACGGCCATCGTCTTACTGGCCCGTCGGCGGGCAGACGGCGTCGCGCGCGGCGGCGATCAGCGCCTTCAGGCCCGGGGTGGCGGGATCGGTGACATCAAGGGCGACGCTGCGCAGGTTTTCGCCATAGGCCTTGGAAAAGCCCTCACGCAGGGCGGTCAGGCGCTGGATCGAGGCCGCCAAATGGTCGGCCTCGGTGGCGCGACTGCCAACGGCGTATTGGAAGGCGGCGGCAAGGCTGCGTGGCGTCTCCTCGCCGATTTCCAGAAGCGCATACAGTCCGCGCGCCCGGCTGGCGAAGGTGTTTTGCTTGCCCGTGGGGCTGATGGTGCAGGCCGCCTCGATCAGCAGCGCGGCGGCTTCGGCGGCCAGGGCCTGATCGCCGGCCAGATTATCGACCAGCAGATCGGCGTTAATGCAGATGTAAAGATAAAACAGCCCCGACCCGTATTCGAGGATTCCCAGGAACCCCGCCCCGCGATCTTCTTCCTGGTCGGCGTTCTTGATGTCGTCGACGGTGGTGTAATAGTCGTCTTCCGGGGTAGCGCGATGGGTGGTGAAGGCGTGGGCGACCTGGACGGCGGCTTCGACATTGAAGCCGGGATTGCCCGCCAGCATCCGGCCGAACATGGCGATATCGACGGCGCGCGGCTTGCTTTTCAGGACCAGCATCGCCTTGTCATCAAGCGTGGCGCTGGTGGCCAAGCGCTCGGCCAAGGCGTCGATCGCGGCCAGTTCATCGGGGCCGAGATGAACAAGTTGTTCGGTCTGCGCCTTGCCTTTCTTGACCTTGCCAAGTTTGTCATGGTCGATCAGGGCTTCGGCGCGGGTAATGGCTTCGGCTTCCTCCACCCCCCTGGCCACCAGGGCGCTCACCAGGGCTTTGGCGAAATCTTGCGAGCGCGTGCCCAATTCGCCCGGCAGGCGGCTTTGGAACAGCTCCGACTGGCGGAAGGCCCGCTTCAGGCTTTGCGAGGAAACCCGCAGGCGTTCGGCGCCGCCAAAATTAAGGGTCTTGGGGCGACCGGTGTCATCGCGATTGAGATTGGACGCGGCATAGGCGGTCAGCACATGCAATTGCAGAAAGCGCGACATGATCACGGGGCTCCTAAGGTCGACAGCGGAGTTGGGGAGAGGACGGCGGCGGAGGGGGCGGATTGGTCTTCGGCAGGGGCCTGAAGGCGCCAATAGGCGCCGGCCCAGCGGCGGCGGGTATGGGCATCCCAGGTGAACAGGCTTGCGCCCAAATCGCCCACCGGGGCTTCGCGTTTGAGCAGGGCGACGGCGCGCCGCGCCTGAGCCCATAGGTCAACCGGATCCTTGGCGCGCAGCAGCCGACGGAACCGGCTTTCAGCCATCAGCGGGGTATCGTCGTCACCACCCAGCAGGGCCGCCGTGGTGTGCGACGGCGTGTTGGTGCGCACCTGGGCCAAAACCATGGCGGCGACCGCCAATCGGTCTTCCCAATCACCCGTGCGAAAATCCTTCAGGATCTCCCGCTGGTTGATTTGGCGGTACAGGGTGCGAAAGGCGCCGATGGTCAGCGCACCGGCGACATCGATGGCGGGGGGGAACACCTGATCGGCCACCCCCAGCCGGCAAAGGGCCGCCCGATCGGCCTTGGCCTGACCGTCGTCCTTGTCGATCGATTTTTCCCACCATTCGGAAAACGTCTCGTTGAGAGGACTGGCCCGGTTCATGCTGGCTCCTTTGCAGGCTGCTTGGGGTTTTTGGGCTCGGCGATATCAAGGGTCTTCGCCACCTCGCTCCATGGCGCCAGGGCGCGCGAAAGCCCGTCGCGGGCGAACAACAGGCGGTGGGGATCGGCGTCGGTCAGACCATCAAGATCGACGGTCGTATCAAACTGGCGCAGGGTCTGGCCGCGCAGGGTTTTCAGCCATAGTTTGCGCACCGCCAAATGCCCATCGGGCTTGGCGATCAGGTCTTGAACATGCCGGCGGAAGGGGCCTTCCGTTTCTTGCCAAATCGGCGTGACATCGATGGTGGCGGCATCGGCGGGAAGCTCATCGGGAAGGCGGAAGCCGGGTTTTCCGGTTTTCGGATCCGTGGCGCGTTGCCCCCAGAGCGCCAGCCGGATGGCCAAGCGTAGGCGCTGGCTGGCCTTTTGCGTCGCGCCGATCATCTGGGCGATCGCCGTTCGCAAGGTCGCGGCGTCTTCGCCATAAACGCCGACCCAGGGCAGGCGGATGTCGAGCCATTGGCGGGCCTTGGCGTTGTCCATATCGAAGCCGAAAGCCTCGATCGCGTCGCCGGCCAGGGTGGCGCCCAGCAAAGCGCGGCGCCGGTCCCAGATCTCGACGCCGACGGCCGGGGTTCCATCATACCCCCAAATCGCCAACCAATCCCCATAGGTCGCCGCGCCGCCGTGGGGATGGATGGGCAGACGTCCGGCCTTTTTGTCGTCGCGATAGGGGGACAGCGGATGCGTCCACCCCTCGTAATTGGCGCCATAGTTCTGGGTGCGAAAGCCCACCGCCATGATGGCGCCCGCCGGCCCGCCGAGGACGCAAGGGTGGTCCGGGGAGGCCTGTTGGAAGACCAAGCGCAAGCGGCGCGGGCAGCCAAAAAAGCTTTGCCGTTTCGTCGCATCAGCGGGGGCGACGATTTGGCCGTGGGACGAGGTGATCGCCGCGGCCAGCCAGGGAAAAACCAAGGGCCAATTGGCATGGTCGGCCGGGTCGCCGGCGATCGGATCGCTGCCATCCCATTTCTGATCGGGGACATTGGCCCAAATGCGATCCCAAAGCGTGGCGACCTCACCCCCGCCAGCCAAGCGGCGCCGGGGGGCGACCAGGGTGGTCAAAGGGCCGCCGCCACGGATCGAGGTGCGGTGGCCGGCGCCGCCGCTTGGCGCATAGGTTTGCAAGGTGATCGTCGCGGCGGCGGCGTAAGGCAGGCAAAGGGCCGAGGCGTCGCGCCGCTTGATAAACAAATCCGCGTTGTTTTTTAAAGTATTTTCGCCGGGGAAATCGATGAATAATCCGGTGATGGGCCGACAATCGGCTGCGGCCAAATCGGACGTATCCTGATAGGCCCGCGGTCCGTCGCCATCGAAATCGAAGGCGAAGGCCAGGGGGGAAAGGGCGGCTTGCAAGGTGGCGGGCGCGGGGGGGGTGAGGGAGCCCTTTACCCAGTCCGCAGCCTTTTGGCAGGGAAGGGCGACATAAACGACGCCGATTAGAAACTCGAGGACGGCGGCATTGAAATCGGCGCGGGGGAAATCCAGGCCGACGATGGGATCCTCGGCAAAGCCCTCGGTAAGCTGATGGGGGGCGACCCAGTCCCGCTTTCCCGAGACCCGGCGGACGGGCAACCATCGTTCAAGGAGGAGATTAAAGGCCATGGCGGTCTCTCTTGGATCGAAGGGATAAAAACGAAAACCCGGTCTTTTCAGGGGGAAAGGGTGTGCCTTGGCGGCGATTTATAGACGCGACGCAACCTAGAGATACACTTTAGGGCTGAATTTTAAAAAAGAGCAAGGGGGAACGTTAGTACCTCTTAGAGACTTATGATTTTTTAGAATCCCCGCTGGCGCGGGGAACATCGGATTAGTACCGCTAAGAGACGGTTCATGCCGCAAAGGCGGCCGCCGATGGAGGGCCACCCTAGATCAAAGCGCCTTAAGAGAGTCTCAAGGCAGGATTTCGTCGATCTGAAATCCCTCGCTGGCGGAGTAGTGCAGGCGCCGAACCGCGTCGTCCTCGTCGCTCCAGGTTGCGCCCCAAAGATCGGGATCATCGGTGGCGGTCAGCGCCACCAGCAAAGGCGGGTCGCTACGATCGGGCCACCGCGCTTGGTGCGCCGCCATCGCCTTGGCGGCCAGGGCATCGGGGGGGATCGGCGTGCCAAAGCCCCGGCGTACCGAGACCTCGGAAAGCCGCCAAGCCCGCCACGGATCGGGATCATCGAACCAGGGCCGCAACTGGCCCTTCTGCCAACGGGCAAGGCGCAGGCGAATGCCTTGGTCGCCCAGGCGGGTGGTGGCTTGGGTCTCGGTCTTCCAGG
The DNA window shown above is from Rhodospirillum rubrum ATCC 11170 and carries:
- the cas1e gene encoding type I-E CRISPR-associated endonuclease Cas1e, which translates into the protein MADPAFVPLRPIAIKDRSSIVFLQRGQLDVVDGAFVLIDQEGVRVQIPVGGLACLMLEPGTRITHAAIVLCARVGCLVIWVGERGTRLYAAGQPGGARADRLLFQARNALDETARLNVVREMYRRRFDDDPPARRSVDQLRGMEGVRVREIYRLLAKKYAVDWNARRYDHNDWDGADIPNRCLSAATACLYGLCEAAILAAGYAPAIGFLHRGKPQSFVYDVADLYKVETVVPTAFSIAAKIAAGKGDDSPPERQVRIACRDQFRKSGLLEKIIPDIEEILRAGGLEPPLDAPEAVDPVIPPEEPSGDDGHRG
- the casB gene encoding type I-E CRISPR-associated protein Cse2/CasB; amino-acid sequence: MNRASPLNETFSEWWEKSIDKDDGQAKADRAALCRLGVADQVFPPAIDVAGALTIGAFRTLYRQINQREILKDFRTGDWEDRLAVAAMVLAQVRTNTPSHTTAALLGGDDDTPLMAESRFRRLLRAKDPVDLWAQARRAVALLKREAPVGDLGASLFTWDAHTRRRWAGAYWRLQAPAEDQSAPSAAVLSPTPLSTLGAP
- the cas2e gene encoding type I-E CRISPR-associated endoribonuclease Cas2e; this translates as MMVIVVENAPPRLRGRLALWLAEIRAGVYVGVYSRRVRERIWDEVTQMIDKGSAVITWSAPTDSGFAFEAVGENRREPVEIDGLTLVRFHPVKQPPD
- the cas7e gene encoding type I-E CRISPR-associated protein Cas7/Cse4/CasC, translated to MSRFLQLHVLTAYAASNLNRDDTGRPKTLNFGGAERLRVSSQSLKRAFRQSELFQSRLPGELGTRSQDFAKALVSALVARGVEEAEAITRAEALIDHDKLGKVKKGKAQTEQLVHLGPDELAAIDALAERLATSATLDDKAMLVLKSKPRAVDIAMFGRMLAGNPGFNVEAAVQVAHAFTTHRATPEDDYYTTVDDIKNADQEEDRGAGFLGILEYGSGLFYLYICINADLLVDNLAGDQALAAEAAALLIEAACTISPTGKQNTFASRARGLYALLEIGEETPRSLAAAFQYAVGSRATEADHLAASIQRLTALREGFSKAYGENLRSVALDVTDPATPGLKALIAAARDAVCPPTGQ
- the cas5e gene encoding type I-E CRISPR-associated protein Cas5/CasD; its protein translation is MAVRDFLVFRLVGPMAAWGDIAVGERRGTWDVPAKSAILGLLAAGLGIDRADRTAHEALDRGLGFAVRQDRPGRLLRDYHTAQAPKARKNARWSTRRDELNDDDLNTVLSDRLYRTNAIATPAIWRRQGTEGPTLDQLTQALLRPRFTPYLGRKACPLGWPPRPRLLQADGLLAAFDAYDSAEWDAARQFHKAYPGGWPGDTDRPTPVWFEIAAGLDDEDTAALERRQRRDGITNRALWQFTDRWEGRLDWRRLIHGESAP
- the cas6e gene encoding type I-E CRISPR-associated protein Cas6/Cse3/CasE → MSHITRAELSRDTGARKALTALLRDQGGTDGGHRLVWTLFADDPKASRDFVFREAEPGRYLIVSARPPGDGQGLWRLETKPYAPAFREGQRFGFTLRANPATAVKQAGETRGKRVDAIMHAKTRSATPLTVEDRERVALDWLLDRQQGFGVLFERALCSAGGYRQVRVPRGGKAITFSVIDYEGVFTVRDPGLLGQALVRGIGKAKAYGCGLMLLRRLAE
- the casA gene encoding type I-E CRISPR-associated protein Cse1/CasA — encoded protein: MAFNLLLERWLPVRRVSGKRDWVAPHQLTEGFAEDPIVGLDFPRADFNAAVLEFLIGVVYVALPCQKAADWVKGSLTPPAPATLQAALSPLAFAFDFDGDGPRAYQDTSDLAAADCRPITGLFIDFPGENTLKNNADLFIKRRDASALCLPYAAAATITLQTYAPSGGAGHRTSIRGGGPLTTLVAPRRRLAGGGEVATLWDRIWANVPDQKWDGSDPIAGDPADHANWPLVFPWLAAAITSSHGQIVAPADATKRQSFFGCPRRLRLVFQQASPDHPCVLGGPAGAIMAVGFRTQNYGANYEGWTHPLSPYRDDKKAGRLPIHPHGGAATYGDWLAIWGYDGTPAVGVEIWDRRRALLGATLAGDAIEAFGFDMDNAKARQWLDIRLPWVGVYGEDAATLRTAIAQMIGATQKASQRLRLAIRLALWGQRATDPKTGKPGFRLPDELPADAATIDVTPIWQETEGPFRRHVQDLIAKPDGHLAVRKLWLKTLRGQTLRQFDTTVDLDGLTDADPHRLLFARDGLSRALAPWSEVAKTLDIAEPKNPKQPAKEPA